DNA from bacterium:
TAGCACTTCCAACCATAAAGGCACTGAGAAAAAGTTTTCCAGAGGCATATCTAACAATATTAGTCACTCCACGCGTAAAAGAAGTAGTTGAAGGCTGTCCATATCTTGACCGTATTATCTACTATGACATATTAAATACAGGAATAGCTGGGTTATTCAAGATTATCTCTTTGTTAAGGAAGGAGGAGTTTGATGTTGTGCTTGAATTAGACCATTATTACCGTATCACCAGTTTAATCACATTTTTTGCCGGGATAAAGAACCGTGTAGGTTTTGATT
Protein-coding regions in this window:
- a CDS encoding glycosyltransferase family 9 protein, with protein sequence MDKVELFKKVDKIIGTPICFVLGVLDKLFFRKRISQHHWQRILVIKLIAIGDLVVALPTIKALRKSFPEAYLTILVTPRVKEVVEGCPYLDRIIYYDILNTGIAGLFKIISLLRKEEFDVVLELDHYYRITSLITFFAGIKNRVGFD